One stretch of Eubacteriales bacterium DNA includes these proteins:
- a CDS encoding thioesterase, which yields MNSEKEFEYSVQLLADNFNETGKLKPVSYLKMMQYVTECHLKKFNLNIDKMAYNNLAWVLATIIVDIKNPPTGCDIIKGITWHSDTSWPYFRREFKFFNENGQEAFNAVSFSVLINLQKRCVLRRSNEIDIGQGNKEFTINDAKPVLRDIEEYDFIEKRKVYNSYIDILGHVNNTYYCDFAFDTLTEDEKLKDIKRININFKSELRQGDVFSIYKGRDGNVTYFRGIREEDEKKSFSIAFTFA from the coding sequence ATGAATAGTGAAAAAGAATTTGAATACAGCGTTCAGCTTTTAGCAGACAATTTTAACGAGACAGGAAAGTTAAAACCAGTCTCTTATCTAAAAATGATGCAGTATGTGACTGAATGCCATTTAAAAAAGTTTAATTTAAATATAGATAAGATGGCTTACAATAATCTGGCGTGGGTGTTGGCAACCATAATAGTCGATATAAAAAATCCACCTACAGGCTGTGATATTATAAAAGGAATTACATGGCATTCAGATACAAGCTGGCCTTATTTCCGCCGAGAATTTAAGTTTTTTAACGAAAACGGGCAAGAAGCCTTTAATGCTGTTAGCTTCTCTGTCCTAATTAATTTACAAAAACGTTGTGTGCTTAGGCGCTCAAATGAAATAGATATAGGTCAGGGTAATAAAGAGTTCACCATTAACGATGCAAAACCTGTTTTAAGAGACATAGAAGAATACGATTTTATTGAAAAGCGTAAAGTATATAACAGTTATATAGACATTCTAGGCCATGTAAACAATACATATTATTGTGACTTTGCTTTTGATACACTTACGGAAGACGAAAAATTAAAAGATATAAAAAGAATAAATATAAACTTTAAAAGTGAGCTTAGACAAGGCGATGTCTTTAGCATATATAAAGGCAGAGATGGCAACGTTACCTATTTTAGAGGAATACGTGAAGAAGATGAAAAGAAATCTTTCAGCATAGCTTTTACTTTTGCGTAA
- a CDS encoding thiamine diphosphokinase: MIICITNRSICKGDFLKRIEEIAKAKPHAIVLREKDLSHEEYQTLAEKCKKIVDKYNTSFIVHSDLEAAKNLGIKKIHLPMNMVFKHQNEIKNFETVGVSVHSVEDAKIAEKLGATYLIAGHIFVTGTKKDVAPRGIKFLKDVCSAVSIPVFAIGGITKENIAQLRKVGAAGGGIMSAIMTCDSVEDTLKKFISASSICYVVGAGCFFKHDFKPETNDYIIAADGGFKYLSEIGIHPDLIIGDFDSVSKKPKHDNIITLKAEKDDTDMMLALKEGLAKGYKTFHIYGGTGDRPEHTLANVQALAYLSKKDARGFLFGENRVTTVITNGEINFDDDKEGYISVFSYSDKSRGVNLSGLKYELKDKTILNDMPIGVSNEFIGKKSKISVENGTILVIWGTDSDA; the protein is encoded by the coding sequence ATGATAATATGTATTACTAATAGGTCTATTTGCAAAGGAGATTTTTTAAAGAGAATCGAGGAAATAGCTAAAGCAAAGCCACATGCCATTGTGCTTCGCGAAAAGGATTTGTCTCACGAGGAGTATCAAACCCTTGCTGAAAAATGCAAAAAAATTGTAGATAAGTATAATACGTCATTTATAGTCCACTCTGATTTAGAAGCAGCGAAAAATTTAGGTATTAAGAAGATTCATCTTCCTATGAACATGGTATTTAAGCATCAAAATGAGATTAAAAATTTTGAGACAGTCGGTGTTTCCGTCCATTCAGTTGAAGATGCGAAAATAGCTGAGAAGCTGGGTGCAACTTATTTGATTGCGGGACATATTTTTGTTACAGGTACAAAAAAAGACGTTGCACCAAGGGGAATAAAATTTTTGAAAGATGTTTGCAGCGCCGTTTCTATACCGGTGTTTGCTATAGGCGGGATTACTAAAGAAAATATTGCACAGCTCAGAAAAGTAGGAGCTGCCGGAGGAGGTATAATGTCTGCTATCATGACATGCGATTCTGTTGAAGATACGCTTAAGAAATTTATAAGTGCGTCTAGCATATGTTATGTTGTCGGTGCGGGGTGTTTTTTCAAACACGATTTTAAACCGGAAACAAATGATTATATAATCGCTGCAGATGGCGGTTTTAAATATCTAAGCGAGATAGGAATACATCCAGACCTAATTATCGGGGATTTTGACTCTGTGTCTAAAAAACCAAAACACGATAATATCATAACGCTGAAAGCAGAAAAAGATGATACAGATATGATGCTGGCTTTAAAAGAAGGTCTTGCCAAGGGCTATAAAACGTTTCATATATACGGTGGGACAGGGGACAGGCCGGAGCACACGCTTGCAAATGTTCAGGCACTCGCATACCTTTCAAAAAAAGATGCCAGAGGGTTCTTGTTTGGTGAAAATAGGGTAACTACTGTAATTACTAACGGCGAAATTAACTTTGATGATGATAAAGAAGGCTACATATCAGTTTTTTCGTATTCTGACAAATCTAGAGGCGTTAACTTAAGCGGGCTTAAATATGAACTAAAAGATAAAACTATTTTAAACGATATGCCAATTGGCGTAAGCAATGAATTCATAGGCAAAAAAAGCAAGATTTCAGTTGAAAACGGTACTATACTTGTAATCTGGGGCACAGATAGCGATGCCTGA
- a CDS encoding HAD family phosphatase: MPDFKAAIFDLDGTILDSMWLWDKIDVDFFAKRDITITDDYSKEISAKSFRETAEYTIRYFHLDETAEDVMDEWANMAIYEYTHNVRLKPYAKDYLLFLKKEGIKLGAATSLTKALYEVALKNNGILDLFDAITSADEVKRGKEFPDIYILAAKKIDTMPKDCIVYDDILNAIAAIKSAGMKACGVYDKLSRQDIDLMKKISDMFIYSFEELLNN; this comes from the coding sequence ATGCCTGATTTTAAAGCAGCTATTTTTGACCTGGATGGAACGATACTAGATTCAATGTGGCTGTGGGATAAAATAGATGTAGATTTTTTTGCTAAACGCGACATAACGATCACTGATGATTACTCAAAGGAGATAAGCGCTAAAAGTTTTAGAGAGACGGCCGAATACACAATCAGGTATTTCCATTTAGATGAAACGGCAGAAGATGTAATGGATGAATGGGCTAATATGGCTATTTATGAGTACACTCATAATGTGAGGCTAAAGCCATATGCAAAGGATTATCTGCTTTTCTTAAAGAAAGAAGGCATTAAATTAGGAGCTGCAACAAGTTTAACCAAGGCATTATACGAAGTGGCACTTAAAAACAACGGAATACTTGATTTATTCGATGCGATAACCTCGGCTGACGAAGTAAAACGCGGTAAAGAATTCCCAGATATCTATATACTTGCAGCTAAGAAGATAGATACTATGCCTAAAGACTGTATAGTATATGACGACATTTTAAATGCCATTGCTGCGATAAAAAGTGCAGGCATGAAAGCGTGCGGGGTTTACGATAAACTGTCTAGGCAGGATATAGATCTTATGAAAAAAATTTCAGATATGTTTATTTACAGCTTTGAAGAGCTTTTGAATAATTAG
- a CDS encoding helix-turn-helix domain-containing protein, producing the protein MNEKYYTVDQISNMLNLHPKTIRRYIREGKLRANKVGKSWLVTGHDLSIFTEGSNVSKRTEAKTYRIKISAVADIDVYDMDEAMDLVNMLTASLNCKPAEYGMSTMSAQFIETESKVRIMLYGNVKFIEAMMGFIAAYNEKGEGE; encoded by the coding sequence ATGAACGAGAAATATTATACTGTGGATCAAATATCAAACATGCTAAACTTGCATCCAAAAACTATTAGGCGGTATATCAGGGAAGGAAAATTGAGGGCAAACAAGGTGGGGAAAAGCTGGCTTGTTACAGGGCATGATCTAAGTATATTTACAGAAGGCAGCAATGTTTCAAAAAGAACGGAGGCTAAGACATATAGGATAAAGATATCGGCCGTGGCAGATATAGACGTTTACGATATGGATGAGGCTATGGACTTAGTTAATATGCTAACAGCATCTTTGAATTGCAAGCCTGCGGAATATGGAATGTCTACTATGAGCGCTCAATTTATAGAGACGGAATCAAAAGTCAGGATAATGCTTTACGGGAATGTTAAATTTATTGAAGCGATGATGGGATTTATAGCTGCTTATAATGAAAAAGGTGAAGGAGAATGA
- a CDS encoding DUF4180 domain-containing protein yields the protein MKIKNINDILIAVIEKNEMINGIQDILDIMATAQYNDCTGIAVYKESLGEKFFELRTGYAGEILQKFSNYNMKIAIIGDFSVYKSKSLKDFIYESNKGNRVFFKSNLEEGLNAF from the coding sequence ATGAAAATAAAAAATATAAATGATATATTAATAGCCGTAATAGAAAAAAATGAAATGATAAACGGCATACAAGATATTCTAGATATAATGGCGACGGCACAATATAATGATTGCACCGGTATAGCTGTTTATAAGGAAAGCTTAGGAGAAAAATTCTTCGAGTTAAGGACGGGATACGCAGGGGAGATTCTCCAAAAATTTTCAAACTATAATATGAAAATAGCGATCATAGGTGATTTTAGCGTTTATAAAAGCAAAAGCTTAAAAGATTTTATCTATGAAAGCAACAAGGGCAACAGGGTATTTTTCAAAAGCAACTTAGAAGAGGGATTAAATGCATTTTAG
- a CDS encoding YlbF family regulator, translated as MLPKKELQELARVLKVMPEYTGMVQQRKKIMSDQRLNRMMISFEREYIWLLNANLPDEDKAARFKKLYLNYKDFLKQEEVTSFIEATHKYQKTISECIHYLNVLLDVSNSGRVY; from the coding sequence ATGCTACCTAAAAAAGAATTGCAAGAACTTGCCCGTGTGCTCAAAGTAATGCCCGAATATACCGGCATGGTACAGCAAAGAAAGAAAATAATGTCTGACCAAAGGCTTAACAGAATGATGATAAGCTTCGAAAGGGAATACATATGGCTTTTAAACGCTAATTTGCCAGATGAAGACAAGGCGGCCAGGTTCAAAAAGCTATATTTAAATTATAAGGACTTCCTTAAACAAGAGGAAGTTACAAGCTTTATTGAAGCGACTCATAAATATCAAAAGACTATTTCAGAGTGCATACACTATTTAAACGTATTGCTTGATGTAAGCAATTCAGGAAGAGTATATTAA
- a CDS encoding flavodoxin domain-containing protein: MNVGIIVHSLTGHTYTLAEKLKEKLNEKGHSVTLEKINVVGKEDPQRRDFELDSPPKLASYDAVCFGAPVRGFSISPVLNAYLNQIEPLNGKKVACFVTKTLANNWTGGNRSIKQMKKLCDSKGGTVISTGILHWPKENADSKIDEAAENIASPF; this comes from the coding sequence ATGAATGTAGGTATAATTGTACATTCTCTAACAGGGCACACTTACACCTTGGCTGAAAAGCTGAAAGAAAAACTAAATGAAAAGGGCCATTCAGTTACCTTGGAAAAAATAAATGTGGTAGGTAAAGAAGATCCCCAAAGAAGAGACTTCGAACTAGATTCTCCTCCAAAATTAGCTTCGTATGATGCAGTCTGTTTCGGTGCCCCTGTAAGAGGTTTTTCCATCTCACCTGTGCTTAATGCTTATTTAAATCAGATAGAGCCTTTAAACGGTAAAAAAGTTGCTTGTTTTGTAACGAAAACGCTTGCAAATAATTGGACTGGCGGTAACAGATCTATAAAACAAATGAAAAAGCTATGCGACTCAAAAGGAGGCACGGTTATATCAACGGGTATTTTGCATTGGCCAAAAGAAAATGCCGATTCAAAAATCGATGAAGCTGCTGAAAACATAGCATCGCCCTTTTAA
- a CDS encoding spore coat protein produces the protein MQEKVMVNDALAMMKSSLASYAQVISECANLQLRSTIQQIRNNDETSQYELYKIAQTKGFYQPAAMADDTVVKQVKMQLTSSSDKPQI, from the coding sequence ATGCAAGAAAAAGTTATGGTAAACGACGCATTAGCAATGATGAAAAGTAGCCTTGCTAGTTATGCTCAGGTTATATCTGAATGTGCAAATCTACAGCTTAGGTCAACTATTCAGCAGATCAGAAATAACGATGAAACTTCACAGTATGAGCTTTATAAAATTGCTCAGACTAAAGGTTTCTATCAACCAGCGGCAATGGCTGACGATACAGTAGTAAAACAGGTGAAAATGCAGCTAACTTCAAGCTCTGATAAACCACAAATTTAG